In one Rhopalosiphum padi isolate XX-2018 chromosome 3, ASM2088224v1, whole genome shotgun sequence genomic region, the following are encoded:
- the LOC132924530 gene encoding calpain-A isoform X1 — protein sequence MEGFKDQVMNLLNGSEALSGEKIMSVISELQPVLPSLKHLKVIGERGSGFRPRAGDVQDFEVLRDQCLQRGALFEDPDFDTVDSSIFYSKSPDKRFEWRRPSDIASNPQLFIEGASRFDVQQGELGDCWLLAAVANLTLNEKLFYQVVPNDQGFDNKYAGIFHFRFWQYGRWVDVVVDDRLPTYHGKLIFLHSATENEFWSALLEKAYAKIHGSYEALKGGSTCEAMEDFTGGVSEMYELSEVPANLFTIMLKAFQRQSLMGCSIEADPSVTEMETPQGLVKGHAYSITRVTYVDITTPNTTGKIPLLRLRNPWGNEAEWNGPWSDKSAEWRFISESDKQSLGLIFDADGEFWMSYKDFVKYFSRLEICNLNPDLLTKEQLGTDHNKRWEMSVFEGEWVRGATAGGCRNFLETFASNPQYRITLEDPDDEDDERKCTVIIALMQKNRRAQRKIGAECLTIGFAVYQLINPDSLPKPLDTNFFKYNASTARSPTFINLREISSRFSLPPGTYCIVPSTFDPNEQGEFLLRVFSEHENNMAELDDEVGMGEIDVKIKEQEPEPDKVDKANEKIKEFFLKLAGVDQEVDWMELKDILDYAMRNDVASNTNAEDNILISLLQTFCESFCQGSPLASTFKMEKAGFSKDVCRSMIAMMDWDRSGKLGFEEFKSLWIDIRQWKTVFKMYDKESKGYINGFELRQALNSVGYHLNTHILNIMCHRYATKDGNIMFDDFIMCAVRLKTMIDMFKERDPDNKNVASFTMEEWVEKTLYS from the exons ATTGGTGAACGGGGTTCTGGTTTTCGACCGAGAGCCGGAGATGTCCAGGACTTTGAAGTACTTCGTGACCAATGTTTACAACGTGGAGCACTTTTCGAAGATCCGGATTTTGATACAGTCGACTCTTCGATATTTTATAGCAAATCGCCAGATAAACGGTTTGAATGGCGAAGACCAAGC GATATCGCGAGTAATCctcaattatttattgaagGCGCTTCAAGATTCGATGTACAGCAAGGAGAATTGG GTGATTGCTGGTTGTTAGCTGCCGTAGCCAATTTGACTTTGAACGAAAAACTCTTTTATCAAGTAGTGCCAAATGATCAaggatttgataataaatacgcCGGTATATTTCACTTTAG attttggcaGTACGGCAGATGGGTTGACGTGGTTGTTGACGATCGTTTACCGACTTATCatggaaaattaatatttcttcatTCGGCGACCGAAAATGAATTCTGGAGTGCTCTATTGGAGAAAGCCTATGCCAA AATCCACGGATCATACGAAGCATTAAAAGGAGGTAGTACGTGTGAGGCTATGGAGGATTTCACTGGTGGTGTATCAGAAATGTATGAATTAAGTGAAGTTCCAGCAAATTTATTCACAATCATGCTGAAAGCTTTTCAACGACAATCACTTATGGGATGTTCTAttgag GCTGACCCAAGCGTTACTGAGATGGAAACACCACAAGGATTGGTTAAAGGTCATGCGTACAGTATAACCAGGGTAACATATGTAGACATTACAACTCCAAATACAACTGGTAAAATACCTCTACTTAGACTTCGAAATCCATGGGGTAACGAAGCAGAATGGAATGGTCCGTGGAGTGATAA ATCAGCTGAGTGGAGGTTTATATCTGAGTCTGACAAACAATCATTAGGTTTGATATTTGATGCTGATGGTGAGTTTTGGATGTCATATAaagattttgtcaaatatttctCTCGGTTGGAAATTTGCAATTTAAATCCCGATCTGCTAACCAAAGAACAACTTGGTACAGACCACAACAAAAGATGGGAAATGAGTGTATTTGAAGGCGAATGGGTCCGAGGTGCTACTGCTGGTGGATGTCGTAATTTCCTAG AAACATTTGCAAGTAATCCACAGTATCGTATCACATTAGAAGATCCTGATGACGAGGACGATGAGCGCAAATGTACAGTAATTATTGCTTTGATGCAAAAAAATAGACGTGCTCAACGAAAGATAGGCGCTGAATGTTTAACAATTGGATTTGCTGTATATCAG ctCATCAACCCAGACTCTTTGCCGAAACCACTCGATACAAATTTCTTTAAGTATAATGCGTCTACAGCAAGAAGTCCCACTTTTATTAACTTACGAGAAATCAGTAGTCGATTCAGTCTACCGCCGGGTACATATTGTATTGTGCCTTCTACATTCGACCCGAATGAACAAGGTGAATTTTTACTTCGAGTATTCTCAGAACATGAAAATAACATGGC ggAGCTTGATGATGAAGTAGGAATGGGCGAAATCGATGTGAAG ATTAAAGAACAGGAGCCTGAGCCAGATAAAGTTGATAAGGCTAATGAGAAAATTAAAGAATTCTTCCTTAAATTGGCTGGTGTTGACCAAGAAGTTGATTGGATGGAACTTAAAGATATTTTGGATTATGCTATGAGAAATG ATGTGGCAAGTAATACAAATGCTGAAGATAATATCCTTATCAGTTTACTTCAGACATTCTGTGAGTCTTTCTGTCAGGGATCGCCTTTAGCATCTACATtca aaatggAAAAAGCTGGATTTTCTAAAGATGTATGCCGTAGCATGATTGCTATGATGGATTGGGATCGATCAGGTAAACTTGGTTTTGAAGAATTCAAAAGTCTGTGGATTGATATCAGGCAGTGGAAG ACTGTCTTTAAAATGTACGATAAAGAGAGCAAGGGTTACATAAATGGATTTGAACTAAGACAAGCATTGAATTCAGTTGGTTACCATCTGAATACACacattcttaatattatgtgtcATCGGTATGCAACAAAAGATGGAAATATAATGTTTGACGATTTTATTATGTGCGCTGTAAGACTTAAAACCATGATAG atatgttCAAAGAACGCGATCCTGACAACAAAAATGTTGCCTCATTTACAATGGAAGAATGGGTGGAAAAGACATTGTATTCATAG